The following proteins come from a genomic window of Leishmania major strain Friedlin complete genome, chromosome 1:
- a CDS encoding putative long-chain-fatty-acid-CoA ligase (previous protein_id=AAC24659.1), whose protein sequence is MGGCVVSVMAKRNAAQVMPDPRAEALERRRAQCGGNFVQRVPGTESEHASAIYRIAGVTAEQHEAILAAAAARPTFYTTLMRHCAERTDQRVLGYRPVKCVTKEPAPSKSSGSTSEPAKKERLMSITHFDEVVHVTYSEMEERIFHFGAGLAALGVTANGNVSIYLDTCVEWLIGIYGIWSCSAVAATVYANLGEAALAHALHETESQAILCGSVNVANVLKLMKNGVMPQVPIIHVGALPASLDTHGVQVVSFKQVEMIGAAHLEGGAAKGTGPLNDDDLALIMYTSGTTGDPKGVMHTHRTLAAGLHTLEPRVIDLLGQPRPDDVYLSYLPMAHIMEFTITNLFIFRGAFIGFGTPRTLTDTTARPHGDLLTFNPSMLAGVPRIFDTLKKAVEAKLPPVGTLKRQVFDHAYQSRLAAMKEGKDTPFWNEKVFAAPRAVLGSRLRIMLSGGGPLSAATHEFVNVVFGRVVIGYGLTETICVGAIQIPGDTETNVTGLMEPGQEIKLLDIDEYKHTDTPEPRGEMLSRGPYLFKGYYKQPELTREVLDEDGWFHTGDVGSFTADGKMRIVGRVKALAKNCLGEYIALEALEAVYSSNELLQPNGVCVLVHPDKPYITALALTDEARATSFAAKHGIEGTYPALLKDQRFQQAAAISMADTARASNRASFECVKRVRVIDDEWTPENEILTAAQKLKRRVIDAQYAQTIAELFADD, encoded by the coding sequence ATGGGCGGGTGCGTGGTCTCTGTGATGGCGAAGCGCAACGCGGCGCAAGTGATGCCCGACCCGCGCGCCGAGGCGCTCGAGCGCCGGCGTGCCCAGTGCGGTGGCAATTTTGTGCAACGCGTGCCCGGCACGGAGAGCGAGCACGCCTCAGCCATCTACCGCATCGCTGGAGTGACAGCGGAGCAACACGAAGCCAtcctcgcggcggccgcggcgaggcCCACCTTTTACACCACGCTGATGCGTCACTGCGCGGAGCGCACGGACCAGCGCGTGCTTGGCTACCGCCCCGTGAAGTGCGTCACAAAGgagccggcgccgtcgaagtcaagcggcagcacgagcgagccagcgaagaaggagcggcTCATGAGCATCACACACttcgacgaggtggtgcACGTCACCTACTCAGAAATGGAGGAGCGCATCTTCCACTTCGGCGCCGGCCTGGCCGCCCTCGGCGTCACCGCCAACGGAAACGTTTCAATCTACCTCGACACGTGCGTCGAGTGGCTGATCGGCATCTACGGCATCTggtcctgcagcgccgtcgccgccaccgtctaCGCCAACCTCGGCGAGGCGGCcctggcgcacgcgctgcacgAGACGGAGAGCCAGGCGATTCTGTGCGGGTCGGTGAATGTGGCGAATGTGCTGAAGCTGATGAAGAACGGGGTCATGCCGCAGGTGCCGATCATCCACGTCGGCGCCCTGCCCGCGTCGCTCGACACGCACGGCGTGCAGGTGGTGAGCTTCAAGCAGGTGGAGATGATCGGCGCGGCACACCTCGAGGGTGGTGCGGCGAAGGGCACGGGGCCGTTGAACGACGACGACCTGGCATTGATCATGTACACGAGCGGCACGACCGGTGACCCGAAGGGCgtcatgcacacgcaccgcacGTTGGCTGCTGGCCTGCACACCCTCGAGCCGCGCGTGATCGACCTGCTCGGCCAGCCGCGCCCCGACGACGTGTACCTCTCCTACCTGCCCATGGCGCACATCATGGAGTTCACCATCACAAACCTGTTCATCTTCCGCGGTGCCTTTATCGGCTTcggcacgccgcgcacgctgACGGACACCACGGCACGGCCGCACGGCGACCTGCTTACGTTCAACCCGTCCATGCTCGCCGGCGTACCGCGCATCTTCGACACGCTCAAGAAGGCCGTcgaggcgaagctgccgccggtgggcACGCTCAAGCGACAGGTGTTCGACCACGCCTACCAGAGCCGGCTGGCGGCGATGAAGGAGGGCAAGGACACGCCGTTCTGGAACGAGAAGGTGttcgcggcgccgcgtgcCGTGCTCGGCAGCCGCCTACGGATCatgctcagcggcggcggcccgctGTCCGCCGCGACGCATGAATTTGTGAACGTGGTCTTTGGCCGCGTGGTGATTGGCTACGGGCTCACGGAGACGATCTGCGTCGGGGCGATTCAGATCCCCGGTGACACGGAGACGAACGTGACGGGCTTGATGGAGCCTGGCCAGGAGATCAAGCTGCTCGACATTGACGAGTACAAGCACACGGACACGCCCGAGCCGCGCGGCGAGATGCTGTCACGCGGGCCGTACCTGTTCAAGGGCTACTACAAGCAGCCGGAGCTGACGCGCGAGGTGCTGGACGAGGATGGCTGGTTCCACACCGGCGACGTTGGCAGCTTTACCGCGGACGGCAAGATGCGTATTGTCGGCCGCGTcaaggcgctggcgaagaaCTGCCTGGGCGAGTACatcgcgctggaggcgctcgAGGCGGTCTACTCTAGCAACGAACTGCTGCAGCCAaacggcgtgtgcgtcctCGTGCACCCGGACAAGCCGTACATCACGGCTCTGGCGCTGACGGACGAGGCGCGTGCAACGAGCTTCGCGGCGAAGCACGGTATCGAGGGTACGTACCCTGCCCTGCTGAAGGACCAGCGCTTCCAGCAGGCGGCCGCGATTTCGATGGCCGACACGGCACGCGCCTCGAACCGCGCGTCCTTCGAGTGCgtgaagcgcgtgcgcgtgatCGACGACGAGTGGACCCCGGAGAACGAGATCTTGACAGCTGCCCAGAAGCTGAAGCGCCGCGTCATCGATGCGCAGTACGCACAGACGATCGCAGAGCTCTTCGCGGATGATTAG